The DNA sequence CTTCAAAGGCGAGCTGAAAGCCCTCCCGACCGGCTTGGCCGCCCTGGGCGGCAGCATGTGTGGCATCACCATCAGCTACGTTCTGGGCCGCACCACAGGGTATCCGCTGCTGCACAAGTATGGGCGCTATGTGCGCATCTCCCAGAAGGAGATCGATCGAGTTCACGACTTCTACCATCGGACGGGCGGGCTCGCGCTGACGTTCGGCTACTTCATTGCCGGAGTGCGGCATCTGACGGCGTACGTGGCCGGTGCGTCGAAGCTGGAGTGGCCCGTGTTCGCGGCGTTTGCCTATGGCGGCGCACTGTTGTGGGCGAGCACATTCCTGACGCTGGGCTACCTGCTGGGCGACCGGTGGAGCGAGATTCTGGCCGTGGCTCATCGCTTCGGGCTGGCGGCCGGCATCGTGCTGGGCGTGGCGGCGGCTGGCTACGGCTGGTGGTGGTGGAGACGGCGGTCCCGCGGCAATACTAACGGCGCGCCAACCACTTGATGATCGCTTCGGCTTGCGTGAGCGCCACATAGTGGCCGCCATCCTTCACCGGGACGAATTCCGCGTTGGGGATGACGCCGGCCAGATACTCCGAGTTGCGGATGGAGGCGATGCGGTCCTGATCGCCGTGCCAGAGGCGCACGGGTACACGGATGGACTCGAACTCGACGCCCCAGTCGCGGCTCATCAGCAGCAGATCATGAACCAGACCGCTGGTGCCCTGGCGGAATGCCTCAGCCCGATTGATCACCATCATGTCGACGACATCGTCGCGGCTGAGGATCCGGGCGTCGGAGGGCACCTCTTCCCGTGCGTGATCGAGTTCAAACCCGCGAGGGTTCGCCTGGCGCCTGGCGTCCAGTTGCTGCAGGCGGCGGCCCATGAGTCCGGGCAGCCATCCGGCGAGCCGGACCTGGAAGAGCCATGCACGTGGTGCGGCCAGACGCAGTTCCTCGACTCCGAGCGCCGTGATGGGCGCGGCGATGGCTACACGGTCGACGCGGTCGGGTAGATGGGCCGCGATGGCCAGGGCCAGGGGCGCACCGGCCGACCAGCCCATCACACTGAATTTCTCGGCGCCCAGTTGTTCGGCGAGTTCACCCGCATCGTTGGCCCAGTCGACGTAGCTGCCGATGTCGTCGGAGGCGGAGAGGCCCACCCCTGGACGATCGACGCCGATCCACCGGATTCCGAAGCGGCGTAGCATCCGCTCATCCGCGATCATCTCCAGACGAGATCCGAGAAAGCCGTGAAAGTAGAGAACGGGGTAGCCTCCTGCGTCGCCGCGTTCCACGATGCCGATGCGGCGGCCGTCGCGCAGCACGATGGTGCGGCCTGGCGTGCCGGTGTCTCTGGGTTCCGGCAACGGTCCCGGGCCTTTCAGATACCAGCCCGCACCCAAAGCGAGGCACATCGCCACCGCCAACACCACCCACCGGCGTTTCATGAGTGTTTCAATACCTCGCGGGCGCAGTTGTATCCGGGGGCCGCCATGACGCCGCCGCCGGGGTGGGCTCCGGATCCGCAGAGGTACAGCCCGTCGACCGGTGTGCGGTAGCGGGCCCAGCCCGCGACTGGCCGCATCACGAACATCTGCTCGAAGCTCATCTCGCCGTGGAAGATATTACCTCCAGTGAGGCCGAAGCGGCGCTCCAGATCCAGCGGCGTGAGCACCTGCATGTCCACCACGACGTCCCGGATGTTCGGGCAGTATTCGGCGATGAGATCGACGATATGGCTGCCGTAGGGTTCGCGCAACTCGTCCCACGATGTTGTGCCCTGGCCGTTGTCAAAGCCCCCGCCACCGGCGGCCGGTTGTTTCAGCGTGTAGGGTGCGTACTGGAGGAACGCCCCCATGACGTGGTGACCGGACGGTGCCAGGCTGGGGTCGTAGGTCGTCGGTATAGTGAGCTCAATGAGCGGGCGCTGCGACGGCCGGCCGTACTTGGCATCATCCCAGGCCCGTTCCACGTATTCGATGGAGGGGCAGATGTGCATCGTGGCATCGTGCAGCGGCTGCGGCGCACCGGGGTAGCACGAAAACTCGGGCAGGCCCCGCAGCGCGAAGTTGATCTTGAGGGACGTCCCTTCGCAGCGGAACTGCCGGATGGACGCGGCAAACTCGGGTGGCAGCAGGCCGGGATCGAGAATTTCGAGGAACGTGCGCCTGGGATCGAGGTTGGACGCAACCACGGGGGCGTGGTACTCGTCTCCATTCTGGAGCACGACGCCCCGCGCCTTCCCGTGCCGGACAATAATCTGCGCCACCGGTGCGTCGGTCAGGATCGTTGCGCCGTGCTCCCTCGCCGCCGAGGCCAGGGCCTCGGAAACCGCGCCCATGCCGCCGCGGACAAAACCCCACAGCCCACGGTGGCCGGCCACGCCGCCCATGCAGTGGTGCAGCAGGATGTATGCGGTGCCAGGCGACCGGGGGCCACCGTTGGCGCCAATCACGCCATCGGTGGCGAGCGTCACCTTGATCTCGGGCGACTCGAACCACTCATCCAGAAAATCGCTGGCGCTCATCGAGAAGATCTTCACCAGGCCGGTCATCTCGGCAATGGTAAGGCCGCGCAGTCGGCCGGCGATGCGCAGCCAATCGATCAGCGCACCGATTCCATCCGGAGGGAAGGGCGGCGGCGTGGTGAGCAGCAGGCTTTCCACAACCTGGGCGAGCTTCTCCAGATGGGCCTCATAGGCGGCAAAGCGCCGGGCGTCGCGGGGGGAGAATTTCGCGAGTTCGTCGAGTGTCTTTTGGCCATCCTGCCAGAAGAAGAGATGGCGGCCATCGGGAAAGGCGCTGAAGAAGGCAGGATCCTTGGCGTCGACGCGATAGCCGTGGCGCTCCAGTTGCAGGTCGTTGATGACGCGTTCCTGCAGCAGGCTGGTGAGGTAAGAGGCGGTGGAGATTCGGTACCCGGGCCAGATTTCTTCCGTCACCGCGCAGCCGCCGACGAGGCTCCGGCGCTCTAAGACGAGAACTCTCCTGCCCGCCTTGCCAAGGTAGGCGGCGCAGGTGAGGCCATTGTGGCCTCCGCCGATGACAATTGCGTCAAACTGGCCTGGGTTCACTGCAGTTGAGACTACCAACGCGGCGAGCCGCCTGCAACAATGGAGGAACCATCTGCCGGGCCGCCATGAGCACGCGTCAACACCTGATCGAGCAACTGCGCGACTATCGCGCCTTCAATTCGCATGAAGAGGCGATGCGCGCGCGCATCCTGGCCTTCGTCGAGGCGCATGACGACTGTTTCGAACGCTCCCTGAGCATTGGGCACATCACGGCATCGGCCTGGGTGTTGAGCCAGGATTCCGCGCGCACCCTGCTCGTGCATCATGCGCGCCTGGACAAATGGCTGCAGCCGGGCGGGCACTGCGACGGCAGCCCGGATGTGCTGGCTTCGGCCATGCGGGAAGTGTTGGAAGAGACGGGCGTGGCGGCCGTACTCGCGCACGAGGGCATCTTCGACGTGGACGCGCACGATATCCCGGCGCGCAAGAATGAAGCTGCCCACGTCCACTACGACGTCCGGTTCCTGTTGAGGGCAGACCAGGGTATCCCGCTGGTGGTGAGCGAGGAGTCGCGCGCCGTGGCCTGGGTGCCTCTGGACGAGGTCCGCCTGTTGAATACAGACGAATCGGTGCTGCGGCTGGTGGAGAAAACGCGGCGCGACGGCGCGTAACTCCGGGCCGTCAGTCGCGGTTAACGCGCCTCGTTCCACCACCACAGCGCGGGCAAGGGTTTGGCGCGCGGCCAGACCTGATCCAGTGTGTCGGCTTCGAAGAGCTCGCCGTCCTTCATCACATACCGGATGGCGGTGGTGTTGTGGATGTCCTCCAGTGGATTCTTCTTCAAGATCACCAGGTCGGCGAGTTTGCCCGGTTCGAGGCTGCCCAGATCCTGGGCCAGGCCCAGCGCTTCGGCTCCATTCAGTGTCGCTGCCCGCAGCGCCTCCAGGTTGGTGAGTTTGCCTGCGTGCAACGACCAGAGCTCCCAGTGATAGCTGAGTCCCTGGAATTCACCGTGTCCGCCGACGCACACCTTGCCCCCGGCGCGCAGGATGGCCGCCGCGCCCTGCGCCGTGGTGGCATTCACATATTCGTCGTTGCGGAACCAGGTCATGCGCGTCCCCTTCTTGTCGAGGATGTCGTGAGGGATGAAGCGCCGGACCTTCGGGTCGTCATGGACGCCCGTTGTCTGGAGGTAGTAATTCTCCGTGCCCGGACCGTCATAGCCCTCGATGATGTAGGTGGGCGTGTAGAAGATGCCCGACCGCGCCACCAGTTGGATGACGTCGTTGTAAAGAGGGAATACCGGGAACTGGTGCTCATTGCCGCTGAAGCCGTCGATGACATGGGTCATGTCCAGCACCATGTCGGCGGCACCTTCGGTGGTGGGCATCATCCCCAGACGCGCCGATGCCTCGGTGACGAACTCGCGTTGGCGCCGGTTGCCGACCATGTAGGACTTCACCATCCGCGTGGCGTAATAGTCCTTGTACCTGGCAATGACGTCGGAGGCCTCATCGGCGGATTGGAAATCGTTGACGTAGAAGATGCCGGGCCCTGTGGAGTAGGCGCGCGGACCCGGAATCGCGCCGGTCTCCACCAGTTCCTGGTAAGGGAAGATGTCATTGGTGAAGGTCTGGGGATCGCGCCCGGTGGTGATGCCGTAGGCGAGGGTGGCGAGAAACCCCCAGTTCTGCAGATCGAGGATGCCGCGCCGCACCTGGAACCAATGGGCGTGGGTATCAATGAACCCGGGCACGATGGTATGGCCCGAGACGTCCATCACCTTCGTGCCGGGCGCGGCATGGGCCGAACCCCGCGGACCGATGGAGACGATGCGGTTGTCGTGGATCAGCAGGTCTGCGTTGGGTAGCACCTCGTCGCCCCGCATGGTGATGACGCGCGCACCCCGCAGGAGAATGGTGCCCTGGACGCGATGCCGGCGCACTTCCACGCTCGCCCGGATCTCGACTGGGTGCAACGCCTTCGCCCACTGATGGCTGTTGGGCTTCGCAGTGCTCGCGGAATTCGAGGCCACGTCCGCCAGCGGCAGGCGGAAGAAGCTCGCCCCCAGCGACCATCCAATGGTCTGGCCGTCGTCGCACCACTGGACCTCGTCGGCGCCCGCCGTGGTCAGCCGCGCGATGGCGACAGAAGGTGCATCGACGTCCAGGCTGATGGGTGTCCCTACCATGGCCTGATTCAGGAGGAAGAGCTGATTGCGGTAGATGGCGAGCGCGCGGTGCCCGTCGGGGCTCATGCACAACGCCACGCCGGGTGAGAACTCAGCACCCCACAGGTTCTTCCCGTGAATGGAGAACGCGGTGCGGCGATCACTGCCGTCCCAGCGCAGGGAGAGGAGACTGTACTCAGCAGCCAGCGGGCCCTGCGACTTCGTATAGGTGACGTGGATGCGTTCCGGGTCGTGCGTGAAGTGGGGCCGGCTGAAGCCCGCCGCCGCCGTGATCACGCTGGCCGCGCCGCCGCCGGCAGGGATCCACACGAGGTCCTGCACATTGATGCCGTGGCCCCATTGATCGGCCTGCGTGATGGCCTGATGCGCGGACGCGCGCAGGGCCACGATCCGCGTAGAGTCGGGCGACCAGGCGATCTCGGCGTAGTAGGCCGGAACCCGGGTGAGCCTCTGCGGCTGGCCGCTGCCGTCCGCGCGGATTTTCCAGATAGCGCCTTCCCCGTTCGCCCAGCTGACATAGGCCAGCCATTGCCCGTCGGGCGACCAGGCGGGGTGAAACTCCGTGCCACCGTCCTGCACCATGCGGCGCGGGGTTCCGTTGTTCACGTCCATGACGTACAAGCGCGTGAGGGCCGAAAAGGCCAGGCGTCTCCCGTCGGGCGAAAGTGATGCCCCCTGGATCACGCGCGCCCGCACAGGCCCCTCCTCAACACGGGCAGGGAAGTGCAGACGGGGACCAAGCTCCCGCCGAACGGTCGCCGTGAACGCGATGGGGACGTCCTTGCCCGTTGTCAGATCCAACCGGTGAAACTGGCCGCCCCAGGAGAGAACAATCTCGCGGCCGCCCGGCAAGAAGGCATAACCGGGCAGAAGGTCGCGGGTGGCGAAGTACGATTCCTGATTGTCGTGCTGGACGGGGGCTTTCAGCCAGCGGTCTTCGCCGGTAGCCAGATCGCGAATCCGCAGGGCCGTCTCGGAATCGCGGCGTGTGGCGTAGATCAGCTTCCGCCCGTCGGGCGAAACACGGGGCCGGAAGGCGCTGCCTTGCTCGTCCGTGATGATGTCTTCCTGCCCGGTCACCAGACTGCGCCGCGCCACCTGCCAGAGGGGGAACTTCACGCCGGAGGAGAAGTAGCCGGACTTCGTCGCGTAGTAGACGTCGTTAGCGCCCGGCGGCACGGCCGGGCCGAGCGCATTGTGCCACTTGTCAGGCGGCGTCGACTCGTTCGCATTGCTCTTCGTGATCTGCACACCCGATCCGCCGTGAACGTCGTATTGCCAGAGCTCGAAGGCGGACCTGTAGAACTCGGGCTTCTTCTGGGAGACGAGGATGAAGTTGCCGTCCGCCGACCACTCCGGTGACACGAACATCGTATGCGGATCGGTGGTGAGAGCCCGGGCATGCGAGCCATCCGCATCGGCCAGCCACAGGTTGTTCGCGCCGCCGCGGTCGCCGACGAATACGATCTGCCTTCCATCCGGCGAGAAGCGCGGCTGGCTGTCGAACTCCAGGCCGGAGGTGATGGCCTTGGCGGTTCCGCCGCTTACCGGCAACGTGTAGAGGTGGCCGGCGAGGTCGAACAGGATGGACTTGCCATCCGGCGCGGCGTCGACCGACATCCAGGTGCCTTCGTTGGTCTGGAACTCCACCACGCGGGTGGGCTTCAAGGGCAGGCCTTGCTCCGGTGGCGGCGCGGCGCCGGGCTGCAGGGCAGAGCAGATTGCGGCCAGTGCCGCGGAGGTGAGGAGTGCTTTGGTGAGAGTAGTCAAGATTACACACCCAGAATGGAAGGACGAGACCATACCCGCCGCCAAGGCCGGGGCCGTGGCGGCGGGCACCGTGAGCCGTTGCTAGAAGATGAACTTCATCGCAAGCTGAATCTGGCGCGACGTGCCGAACCCGAGAGTGGCGCCAAATGTGTTGAAGACCTTCCCGAAGCTGGCCGTTCCGAACGTGGTGTTCGGCTGCCCGAAGTTGGGATGATTCAGGATGTTGAAGATCTCGGCGCGGAATTCCATCCGCTTCCCTTCGCCCATGGGGGTTTGCTTGAGGACGGAGAAGTCCACCTGCGCGAAGCCGGGCCCGTAGATGGTGTTCCGCGCCAGGTTGCCGAACGTGCCGCTGGCCGGCATGGAAAAAGCAGCCGGGTTCAGCCAGTTGTCGATGCTCTTGTCCGCGGCGTAGGGGCTGACTCCGGCCACCGCGTTCGGGCGCTGATTGGTGAAGTTGAAGTTGCCGTAGGTGTTCGTACCCAGATACACCGTGTTGGCGATGCCGCTGTGGAAGATCGCCAGGCTGGCCACCTGCCAACCACTGACGAGAACACTCCCCGCGCCGTGCAGGTTCGAGAGGAAGTGCTGTCCCTGCCCGACCGGCAGTTCATAGTGCAGGTTGTAGGTGACGTTGTGACGCATGTCTCCTGAACTGTTGCCCCGTTCCGACCGGTAGTCGTTGTTGTTCTGCGGTTGTCCGGAATACAGGCCCTGATCCTGCACATCGTCGATCGCGTGAGCCCAGGTGTAGTTGAATGAGCCCTGGACCCCGCGGCGGTACCGCTGCGTCACCGAGACCTGCAGGCTGTGGTAGGCGTTCTGGCCCGAAGCGGTTTCGACATTCACATCCGCGAAGCCCGAGATGGGCCTCCGGCCCAGCGTGGGATCGTAGAAGTTCAGATTCATGTTCCGCCGCAGATTGAGGCCATGGTTTCCGATGTAGGCCACCTGCACCGCGGTGGATTGTCCGAACTGCCGCTCCATCGTGAGATTCCACTGCTGCGCATAGATGTCCGGCTTGCCCCAGGCAAAACCGGCTACCGTGGGTAGCGGCGCCGTGCCCTGCTGCAGGAACGGCGTCAACGGATAGGACAGCGCTGGGATCTGCTGGCGCACGAAGGAGGTGTTGCCCACGATGTTGTTCACCGGGACTGAGTAGGCGCCGAAGCCCACCGGATAGCTCTGGTAGAAGATCCCGTAACCGGAGCGGATCACGAAACCCTTCGCCGGTTGCCAGGCCAGAGCCACGCGCGGGGCGAAATCGAAGCGGTTCGATTCGAAGTACGAACTGCCCGGCGCGCCGAGCGTGTTGCTCCGCGTGTCGAACGACTGCGTCTTTTCGCCCGGATCGTACGGTGGAGTCTCGTAGTCGTAGCGGATGCCGTAGTCGAGCGTGAGGCCCTTGCGCAGTTGCCAGGTGTCCTGCAGAAACGCGTTCGCCTGGTAGGCCCAGGTGGCGTGCCCGGGATCGCCCACGCTCACCGATGCGCTGGCGGCGCTGTTGTTGATGAAGTCCTGGATCGAGGTGAACGTGATGGACGATGTCGGAATCGACTTCCGGTCCACCTGAATGCGGTAGACGGCGGCGCCCCATTTGATGCTGTGCGCTCCGGTGGTCAGGCTCATTGTATCGCTCACCTGATAGCTGGAGCTGTTTGTGCGTGTCCGGCCGCGCGTGCCGGGAACGATGGTCAAGCCCGTCACGGAAAGCAGCGGATAGGGGTTGTCGGAAATGAGTTGGCTGCCCCAACGCTGCATGCCCGCCAGGAACTCGTTCAGAAACGTCGGAGTGATGATGTGCTCATCGTGTACGGCGACATTCGAAGTGCGGATGGGCACGTTCTGGAAGTCCTGCAGGCCCAGGGCGCTGGTGGTGACTCCGAACAACGGCCCGAAAACGTGCGAGTCATTCACATTCACACGCACATAGGCGAAGTTGCTGTCGTTGAAGCGGTGATCCAGACGCACGCTGGCCGTGTCTTCGCGCACCTGCGAAACCGCTGTGGTGGTGTAGTTGTCCACATACTGGTTGCTGGTGGAACTCGTCCCCAACGGGTATTCCGCAATCAGCGGGGCCAGCGCGGGCGAGGTGGAGACTACCGATTGGCGCAGGAAAGCGCTGGGCGTCGTGCCTGAGCCGGTGATGCCGATCCGCTGCCGCGAGCCCTCATAGTTCGCGAAGAAGAACGACTTGTTGGCCCGGATGGGTCCGCTGATGTTGCCGCCGAAATCGTTGAAGCGGTACTTCGCCTGCGGGCTCGGTTGCTTGTTGAAAAAGTTGCGTGCGTCCAGGAAGTCGTTGCGGAAGAACTCGTAGAAATCGCCATGGAACGCGTTGGAGCCGCTCTTGGTGGCGATGTTGACGAACGAGCCGGCCGCACGGCCATACTCGGCGCGGTAGTTGCTGGTCTGCACCCGGAACTCGGCGATGGTGTCCAGGCTGCCCGTCAGCAGCCGGGCGCCGCGCTCGAAGCCGTTGGCCATGTACGGTTGGTCGACACGAGTCGCGTCGACGCCGTCAATGGCGAACTGGTTGTGAACCGTGTGCTGCCCGTTGAACGAAATGTCGGAGATGTAGTTGCTACGCGCCACCGCGCCCGGCGACAGCAGGCTGAACCGCGCATAGTCGCGGCCGTTGATTGGCAGGCCGACCACGTCGCTGTTGCTGAACGTGGCACCGGCTCCGTTGCTCGCATCGGACAGCGGGGTTTCGTCGGTCACCTGAATCACCTGTGTGGTGGCCCCCGGCGACAGCGTGAATTCGAGCCTCACCGTTTCGCCGACGTTCACTTTTACGTTGGGGCGTTCGGACGTCTGGAAGTTCGTCTGTGACGCGCTGACATCGTACGCGCCAATGGCGATATTGGCGATTGTGAATCGCCCTTCGTTGCCGGTGTTCACCTGACGTTTGTTGCCGTTGGCGGTGTTGGTAGCAGTCACCGTGGCGCCCGCGATGACCGCGCCGGAACTGTCCAGAACCTGGCCCACCAGGTTGCCGGCGGTTTGGGCGGTCGCGGTGCCCAGGCCCGCTCCGGCTAGCAGCAACACTGCCAGCAGTCTTCTGCGATTTGACTCTCTCATGAGAAGCCTCCTTGGATTTGAACTTGTTGTCTGTTCAGGCCGCGCAGCCTGGTGCGGCGAGCCAGACGGGTCTCGTGGCGGCAGGGCCTGAAGTACTGGCTGACGGGGCGTGCGGCGTGTCTGGGCCGCAGGCCTGGCGGCATATCTGAAAGCCCGTAACGGGACCACGCGGCGCGTCGGCGGAGACGCGCGGTTCAGAGCCGGTGCCCTGCTATTGGCAGGTGTCGCACCGGCCCGCCGGGTGGCCATCCTGGTCCCGGCCGGCGCAAAGCTCGCTCAGAGCCCGCAACAGGCGGGCCCGCGTGGCGGCTGCCTCGCTCAACAGGGCGGGGCCGGAGAGCACCACCGGCTCGGTGGTCTCTTCCACGACAAACAGACGTCGAAATGTTGTATGAAGCCCTTCGAGATCGCTCACCATGGAAGCGGCGAGAGCCTGCCAGGGACGGCACGGTCCACCGGATGACGTTTCCCCCGCCTCGGGCGTTGCCTTGCGGCGCAGCATCTCATCCAACGGGTTGGATACACCCGCCAGATAGGCCGCGCCGGAGCTCCTCAGGTCCTCGGCGTACCACGCGGCGAGCGCGTCCACCCGGCCACGGACATCCGGCGGCAGCGACGTCCACTGCGGTCCGCTGTAGCGTTCCGCCAGCCGCCGCAACGCTTTTGCCGTTGGCAGCACGGCGAAGTACGACTCACGCACGGCGTTGAGCTGGCGGTTCGCCGCGTCCATGCCATGAGCGTAGTCCCACAGTTCCTTGGCTAGCGGCGGGGTGGTGGAGTAGATCCGGGCCGGAGCAGGTGAAGCCGTCAACGGCACAGCCTCCAACATAGCCGCCGAAGCGTCGGCAATCTCGGTGTGCGCCAGCGGAATCGATTGGATCGCGCGGATCAACTCAAGCCGCCGCCCCGATGATTCGGCGATGGCCCGCACGCTGAGCCCGCCGTCGGCGCGCCGGATCTCCGGAATTTCATTGCGGTCCGCGCCGATACGGTGCAGCGCCTCGCGCACCGCAATCTCCGCTCGTTCCACCGCGAACTCCTGCGGCTCCTGTGGAGGACGAGCATGGGCGGCCGGCAGCGCCGCAGTGACGGCGGCCTCTGCGGCCTCCTCGCCGGCCCGCACTTCATACGAGATCTGCCGTACAGCGAGCCCCGATGCGTCGGAGAACTCGACGTGTTTCGCGATGGGCCGCCAATCCGCGCGCCGCACAATCAGCGACGCCGCCACAATCGTGTCGCGACCGGCCTCGGTGCGTAGCGTAATAGCATCCGGTGACTCCTCAATTGTGTCCTTCCGGCTTCCCAACCCATCGTGCCAGCGTTCAAACGCCTCGACGCCCATCGGATCGTCCCACGAAATCGGCCCGTCCTCCATCCGCGGCAACGCGAGTGTGTCACCTGGCAAGGACGCAAGTTGAGCCGTGGGCCGCCGGCCCGGCTGAATGGTGATCTCACGCTGCTGAACCCGCTGGCCGTACCGGATCTCCACCCGCTCGTGGATCACGCGCCGGTCGGCGCTGGAACCGGTCGACCGCGCCAGGCGCGCGCGCTGCAGGAACACGGCGGCCGTGATTCTTGGCGGTTCAGCCAGCGGCAGCAGCACCAGCAACAGGATGGTGCTCGCAGCCACGAAGACAGAGGCGTAGCGGGCACGATTCAACGCAAACGCCGTGATCATCTCCGCGGCCGCTCTGCGCAAGGTAGTAAACGGCCCGCTGTCGCGCCGTCCTGGCTGCTGCCGCGCCAACGCCGTCGCCAACCGCTGGCGGCCGCCTTCCGGCGGCGGATCCTGCGCGGCCAATTCCTTGTTGCGCCACGCGATGAGCTGAGTGATCGCCTGTTCCATCTGCCGCAGCCGCGCGCGGCACGACCAGCAGGCTTCGATGTGCGTGGTCGCCTCCTGCTGGCGGGCGGGAGGCACCTCGCCATCCAGCATTCGCAGCAGGAGTTCGTCGTCGAGGTGGGTGGGCACGCCGCTATTCATTCAGCACCTCGATCAACCGCCCCGTGGCCCGCTGCAATTGGTTGGCTACGGTCGAAATGGGCAACCCCAGCACTTGGGAGATTTCGCGGTAACGCAAGCCCTCCGCGCGCAGGTGCAGACAGCGCTGCTGTTGTTCCGGCAAAGCAAGCACGGCGGCCCGCACCCGGCGCAACGACTCTTCCTTCAGCATCTTCTCTTCGACTTCCAAGGGGCCCAGCGCTGCCCTCGCGTCCGCCAGCACCCGCAGGTCCTCGGCGCTCATCCGCACTTCCGCGTCGCGCCGCTTCAGCGACACCGCCAGATTGTGGGCAACACGAAAGAGCCAGGCGCGCACCGTCTCGGCGCGGATCTTCTCCTTGTTCGAATGCAGGCGCAGGAATGACTCCTGAACCACGTCTTCTGCCTCCTGCGAATTCAAACGAAGACACAACAGGTACCGGTGCAGCGGGTCGCGGATCTGGTCGTAGAGCTGCAGGATCGCCAGAGGAGATCCAGGCTCCGACGCCTGGTTCGTCGACTCCTCGCCGCCCGCGAAGGCAGACTCGGCGGAATTGAAACCAGCATCGGCGAACCATGTCATTCGTGGCGCCCCGCTTCCAGCATTCTGCTCATCCCCAGCACTTCTTCCAATACGCGCGAGCACGGCCTTTTTACAACCGTGTGTCAATAGATTCGCTGGATGCGGGCAAAGTTGCGCGGGCGGCGATGATTTCGCCCGTCATTCGCTGAAGGCGGAGGGACGCCCGCGCGAAATGTAGTGGAGCCAGCTAAATGTTGGAACCGGAAAGGATACTTCGCGGCGCGCCGCCGCTCACGCCTCATCCAGCACGCGCCGGACCCGGTTCACCAGTTCATCCACCGTAAACGGCTTCGGCAGAAACCGGGCGCCCGGCGACAGCAGGCCGCGGCGGATGGCCTGTTCCTCGGAGTGGCCCGAGATGTAGAGAACCTTCAGCCCAGGTACGCGGCCGCGGAGCGTTTCCGCCAGCGGGCCGCCTCCCGCATCCGGCAGATTCACGTCGGTGAGCAGAAGTTGGATGTGCGCCTCTGGACGTCCCGCGATCTCTTCCGCCTCCTTGCCGTTGGATGCCTCCAGTACCTGATAGCCGCGCTTGCGCAGGATTGTCGTGATGAGGCGGCGGATGCCCTCTTCGTCCTCGACCAGGAGGATCGTTTCCGTTCCGGCGGGCGTGGCTGCGGCGCTCACGGCAACCGCCTCTGGCGCTCCCTCAACGCGGGGCAGGCAGATAGTAAAAGTAGAGCCATGGTGCAACGTGCTCTTTACCCGAATGATACCGCCGCCTTGATTGACGATTCGCTGCACCGTCGCAAGGCCCAGGCCCGTGCCCCCTGCCTTCGTCGTGAAGAACGGTTCGAAGAGCCGCTGTTTGGCGGCCGCGTCCATGCCGCAGCCGTTGTCTCTCACCGTAATCACAGAGTATTGGCCGGCCTGCGCGTGGGATTCTTCCGGGTTCAGGGCGGCGCGCCGCGTCGAGATGTGGATCGTGCCACCACGGCCGCGCAGCGCGTCCCGCGCATTCAGGACGAGATTGACCAGCACCTGATCGATGCGGCCACGCTCCATCGAGACGAAGCCGGCGCGGGGTGAGAG is a window from the uncultured Paludibaculum sp. genome containing:
- a CDS encoding DedA family protein — its product is MEIIQQWITQYGYFGIAALLALGIVGLPIPDETLLTFAGYLIFKGELKALPTGLAALGGSMCGITISYVLGRTTGYPLLHKYGRYVRISQKEIDRVHDFYHRTGGLALTFGYFIAGVRHLTAYVAGASKLEWPVFAAFAYGGALLWASTFLTLGYLLGDRWSEILAVAHRFGLAAGIVLGVAAAGYGWWWWRRRSRGNTNGAPTT
- a CDS encoding alpha/beta hydrolase, with translation MKRRWVVLAVAMCLALGAGWYLKGPGPLPEPRDTGTPGRTIVLRDGRRIGIVERGDAGGYPVLYFHGFLGSRLEMIADERMLRRFGIRWIGVDRPGVGLSASDDIGSYVDWANDAGELAEQLGAEKFSVMGWSAGAPLALAIAAHLPDRVDRVAIAAPITALGVEELRLAAPRAWLFQVRLAGWLPGLMGRRLQQLDARRQANPRGFELDHAREEVPSDARILSRDDVVDMMVINRAEAFRQGTSGLVHDLLLMSRDWGVEFESIRVPVRLWHGDQDRIASIRNSEYLAGVIPNAEFVPVKDGGHYVALTQAEAIIKWLARR
- a CDS encoding NAD(P)/FAD-dependent oxidoreductase encodes the protein MNPGQFDAIVIGGGHNGLTCAAYLGKAGRRVLVLERRSLVGGCAVTEEIWPGYRISTASYLTSLLQERVINDLQLERHGYRVDAKDPAFFSAFPDGRHLFFWQDGQKTLDELAKFSPRDARRFAAYEAHLEKLAQVVESLLLTTPPPFPPDGIGALIDWLRIAGRLRGLTIAEMTGLVKIFSMSASDFLDEWFESPEIKVTLATDGVIGANGGPRSPGTAYILLHHCMGGVAGHRGLWGFVRGGMGAVSEALASAAREHGATILTDAPVAQIIVRHGKARGVVLQNGDEYHAPVVASNLDPRRTFLEILDPGLLPPEFAASIRQFRCEGTSLKINFALRGLPEFSCYPGAPQPLHDATMHICPSIEYVERAWDDAKYGRPSQRPLIELTIPTTYDPSLAPSGHHVMGAFLQYAPYTLKQPAAGGGGFDNGQGTTSWDELREPYGSHIVDLIAEYCPNIRDVVVDMQVLTPLDLERRFGLTGGNIFHGEMSFEQMFVMRPVAGWARYRTPVDGLYLCGSGAHPGGGVMAAPGYNCAREVLKHS
- a CDS encoding NUDIX hydrolase — protein: MSTRQHLIEQLRDYRAFNSHEEAMRARILAFVEAHDDCFERSLSIGHITASAWVLSQDSARTLLVHHARLDKWLQPGGHCDGSPDVLASAMREVLEETGVAAVLAHEGIFDVDAHDIPARKNEAAHVHYDVRFLLRADQGIPLVVSEESRAVAWVPLDEVRLLNTDESVLRLVEKTRRDGA